One window of Pyxicephalus adspersus chromosome 4, UCB_Pads_2.0, whole genome shotgun sequence genomic DNA carries:
- the PTMA gene encoding prothymosin alpha, whose product MSDTAVDASVEKTTKDLKAKEKEVVEETENGKDKPANGKAENEENGEDRADNEGDEEEEVDEEDEEDEGEGDEDEGDDDDDEADGPTGKRAAEDDDEDDDVDAKKQKTDDDD is encoded by the exons ATGTCAGACACAGCAGTAGACGCCAGTGTGGAGAAGACAACCAAG GACttgaaagcaaaagaaaaggaaGTTGTAGAAGAAACAGAAAACGGGAAGGACAAACCAGCCAATGGAAAAGCA GAGAATGaagagaatggagaagataggGCAGACAATGAGGGAGATGAGGAGGAAGAAGTTGACGAGGAAGATGAGGAGGATGAAGGAGAAG GAGATGAAGATgagggtgatgatgatgatgatgaagcagATGGACCCACTGGGAAGAGAGCAGCAGAAGATGATGAT GAGGATGATGACGTTGAtgcaaaaaagcagaaaacagatGATGACGACTAG